A genomic stretch from Anaerolinea thermophila UNI-1 includes:
- a CDS encoding transposase, translating to MARIAYRLAKQALPMYSHAKSPHHFTLPQLGACVLLMFYLNLSYRDMEEWLLASDAVGKELELPRVPDHTTLQRTYAKIRKADWMRMNETLLEEIGRPEEEGVAADSTGFSPGPASSYYQSRSGKAYRHWAKGVYAVGIVSQFILAMQSGWGPGSDAPYLGYLRRKARRFAKRRAWVLLADSGFDGRTVRPQDLIPPVRRGGNLLAPERRARSELVSAARLDGLYGQRWKTETVNSVIKRKFGQAIRSRKRSLQNREPIIKGLVYNIHR from the coding sequence GTGGCGAGGATCGCCTACCGGCTTGCCAAACAAGCATTACCGATGTATTCACATGCCAAGAGTCCCCATCACTTCACGTTGCCGCAGTTGGGGGCCTGTGTTTTGTTGATGTTCTACCTGAATCTCAGCTATCGCGACATGGAAGAATGGCTGCTGGCAAGCGATGCGGTTGGTAAGGAGCTGGAATTACCGCGTGTTCCCGATCATACGACCCTGCAACGTACCTACGCCAAGATACGCAAAGCGGATTGGATGCGCATGAACGAGACCTTGCTCGAGGAAATCGGACGGCCTGAAGAAGAAGGGGTGGCTGCCGATAGTACCGGCTTCTCACCCGGCCCGGCCAGTTCTTACTACCAAAGCCGTTCGGGAAAAGCCTATCGCCACTGGGCGAAGGGCGTTTATGCCGTTGGAATTGTCTCGCAATTCATCCTTGCGATGCAATCCGGCTGGGGTCCAGGTAGCGATGCCCCTTATCTGGGCTATCTGCGCCGCAAAGCCAGGCGGTTTGCCAAACGTCGGGCTTGGGTCTTGCTGGCCGATTCAGGGTTCGATGGTCGGACTGTCCGGCCTCAAGACTTGATTCCACCCGTTCGGCGAGGTGGAAATTTGCTGGCCCCTGAACGACGAGCAAGAAGCGAGCTTGTCTCTGCGGCTCGCCTGGATGGTCTCTATGGTCAACGCTGGAAGACCGAAACCGTGAATTCGGTCATCAAGCGCAAATTCGGGCAAGCCATCCGCTCGCGGAAACGCAGCCTGCAAAACCGAGAACCGATTATCAAAGGACTGGTCTACAACATACACCGCTAG
- a CDS encoding DUF302 domain-containing protein, with protein sequence MTPENPFEVVLFLSYPQALEIVSRVLKEEGFGVVTHIDVSATLKKKMNVDFRPYSILGAYNPPIVHRALQHDPRIGLMLPCNISVESLGDRVVVRFADPLEIVSCNALEDNIAREIAEEIQQVLLRVAQRLREGNYTPNDPEKGWKRLHSETLE encoded by the coding sequence ATGACCCCGGAAAATCCTTTTGAAGTGGTGCTTTTCCTTTCTTATCCCCAGGCTCTGGAGATCGTTTCCAGAGTTCTCAAAGAGGAAGGGTTTGGGGTAGTTACCCACATTGACGTCTCAGCCACACTGAAAAAGAAAATGAATGTGGATTTTCGCCCTTACTCGATTCTAGGCGCGTACAACCCTCCCATTGTTCACCGTGCTTTACAGCACGATCCCCGCATTGGACTGATGCTACCCTGCAACATCTCCGTGGAATCACTGGGGGATCGCGTGGTAGTGAGGTTTGCCGACCCTCTTGAAATTGTCTCCTGCAACGCTTTGGAGGACAACATTGCCCGTGAAATTGCCGAAGAAATTCAGCAGGTGCTGTTAAGGGTAGCCCAGCGTTTGCGGGAAGGCAATTACACGCCCAACGACCCCGAAAAAGGGTGGAAACGCCTGCATTCGGAAACCCTGGAATAA